Genomic window (Candidatus Binatus sp.):
CGCGTCCGTCGTCTAGTATGATGAGGACGTGATGAAACACAGCAAAGCAGCGAGCGCGGTCGCATTGGCGGCCGCGCTTTTCCTTTCCGCTCTCGCCCCTTTTGCGAACGCCGTCGATCTGCGCCACGCGCGAGCGCAAAAAGATCTCACTCCCGCCGTTCAGCAGTCCCTGCAGGACATGCTTTCCGATGTAGCCGAGCCGTACTTCGTCGCCGAAGGCGAGAAGAAGGCCAAGAATCAGAAGTACCTCGACCTGCAGCAAAAGTTCGAATATCTGCCCAACTATGGGCCTCACAATTCGCTGGTCGTGAGCTGCAAGATGGGCGGCGTCGAGTACGACCCGACCAAGCCCGGCACCAGTAAGGGCGCTCCGACCGGCATTCTCAAGTACCTGGTCTTCACCTATGCCCTGCAGAAGGGCAAGTGGGTATCCGTCGCCAAGCCCAAGTGGGAAGAGCAGGATCTCGGTCCCGAAGGCCGCAAGAAGATGACCGAGGGGATGCAGCGCGGCGAGGCTCGCAAAGCTGCGATGGAAAAATCGCAAAAATCTCATGCGGCTGCCGCGGCCGCCGCTGCCGCAGCACAAAAGGCCGCCGACCAGCACTGACCTCGATGCGTTCTGCTTCAGCTATCTTGCGGATGACGCCAGATCGGCCGTGTGATTGCGATCGACGCGGCTGTGATATCGCCCGTAGGTGAAGTAGATCACAAGCCCAATACCCATCCACACGAAGAAGCGAATCCACGTCACCATCGGCAAGCTCGCCATCAGGTAGAGGCAGAAGAACATCCCGAGAATCGGCACCAGCGGCACCAGCGGCGTGTGGAACGGCCGCTTAAGATTCGGCTCGACGTTGCGCAAAATCCAGACCCCGGCGCATACCAGCACGAACGCGAACAGCGTGCCGATATTCGTCAGCTCCGCGATTTCCTGGATCGGCAGCAGCGCCGCCGTGATTCCCACTGCGATTCCGGTCAGCGTCGTCGGGATGTACGGCGTGCGATAGCGCGGATGAACCTTGCTGAACGCGGGCGGCAGCAATCCGTCGCGCGAGATCGCGAAAAATATCCGCGATTGTCCGAGCAGCAGCACCAGCAGCACCGACGTTAGTCCCGCCACCGCGCCCAGCGAGATGAAACCTGAGAGCGCATGCATCCCGCGCTGCACGAAGGCCGACGCGAGCGGCGCGTTCACGTCGATCAGATGCGCCGGCACCATCCCGGTCAGCACCCCAGCCACCAGGATATATAGCGCAGTGCAAACGAAGAGCGACGCCATGATGCCGCGCGGCAAATCGCGATTCGGCTCGATCACTTCTTCCGCCGCCGTCGAGACTGCGTCGAATCCGATGTACGCGAAAAATATCACCGCCGCGCCTTTCATCACGCCGCTCCATCCCATCGGCGCAAACGGAGTCCAGTTCGCGGGTCGCACGAAAAACATCCCGACCACGATCACCGCGCCGATCACTGTCAGCTTGATTCCCACGATGATCGAATTTAGCCGCGCGCTCTCCGAAATGCCGATGTACAAGACGCCCGTGATGAGCATCACGATCAGGAACGCAGGCAGGTCGATGATGGCGCCCGGAACCGAGCCCGGCGCATGCGTCAATGCGACCGGCAGATGTATCCCCACGCCCTCCAGGATCACGCGCAGGTACCCCGACCATCCGACTGCGACCGCCGCCGCGCCGAC
Coding sequences:
- a CDS encoding amino acid permease — encoded protein: MKQETGLRAQIFRRKPAAALMAEADARSTEGLKRALGALDLTALGIGAIVGAGIFVLTGVAAARYAGPAIVISFIVSGFACAMAALCYAEFAAMIPVAGSAYSYSYATMGELVGWIIGWDLVLEYAVGAAAVAVGWSGYLRVILEGVGIHLPVALTHAPGSVPGAIIDLPAFLIVMLITGVLYIGISESARLNSIIVGIKLTVIGAVIVVGMFFVRPANWTPFAPMGWSGVMKGAAVIFFAYIGFDAVSTAAEEVIEPNRDLPRGIMASLFVCTALYILVAGVLTGMVPAHLIDVNAPLASAFVQRGMHALSGFISLGAVAGLTSVLLVLLLGQSRIFFAISRDGLLPPAFSKVHPRYRTPYIPTTLTGIAVGITAALLPIQEIAELTNIGTLFAFVLVCAGVWILRNVEPNLKRPFHTPLVPLVPILGMFFCLYLMASLPMVTWIRFFVWMGIGLVIYFTYGRYHSRVDRNHTADLASSAR